A window from Ciconia boyciana chromosome 21, ASM3463844v1, whole genome shotgun sequence encodes these proteins:
- the COL16A1 gene encoding collagen alpha-1(XVI) chain isoform X3, whose amino-acid sequence MPGCWGLCRVLGLGAEQIEDPAVDGGHTDPQNLPKPWPNRQPRWPRAAAAGTMRGLWALALVWLISACEGKELPPAEGEPCPQLWDEDLVGDKYKNVTGFNLIKRFDLLKISSIKKVRNPRGPVVLRLGAVPLVQPTQQVFPHGLPPAFTLVLTLLLKKNSTGEHWYLFQVTDRQGYPQLSLAVHGPEKSLEFQARAPGATFVSAVFAGKAVASLFDGRWHKVAVAVQSRAISVHLDCTSISSKPLGPRRALAPEGNAFLGLDAVRGTPVRFDIQQAQIYCDAELARQEGCCEISASGCLVEVPKTRRQAELMQSSNLIEMSPQPEGRVYTRCFCLEEPLGAEPARTSGRTGLKGDHGEKCLPCSPQTASANVTLGPLGPKGGKGERGLPGTAGSKGEKGDRGADCVRTHPGGPVQCAEGPRGEKGQRGEVGLPGAAGADGQKGQKGEKGDGGLQGKPGRPGRDGRPGEICVVGPKGQKGDPGLVGPEGLAGEPGPPGKPGSPGIGFPGKPGDPGGPPGPKGEKGSSGAPGPGGSPGTPGPPGVLGPKGDKGEPCEVCPTVSEGMLGATGLPGKPGPRGVPGAPGKDGVSDRPGPMGPKGDRGDPGIHGIKGEKGDSCLSCDARVLAALLRGPAEGLEGEPAPLQPGMPGEAGLPGLAGIKGEKGLPGDKGDPGVRGLKGEKGEPCGQCSPTPQALEGAATVLAVPGPPGERGQGGPPGKAGRPGDAGQKGQKGDAGSPGDPGTPGMAGLPGLSGEPGISGPAGPKGEKGDACEPSPAPRGDFSDVAGIPGKPGAKGDQGPPGIGQPGRPGKPGLPGVQGPAGLKGLQGEPGPRGIGQPGPQGEPGSTGPPGTPGPPGPQGPPGMAAEKGAKGPPGPKGAVGPPGPPGTSVTGPPGPEGQRGLPGVPGSSGQPGEKGAQGEKGDPGDCACLPGSRQDPSYAGMPGAPGLWTGMSWQPQPGPQGPPGAPGPPGPPGAPGRQGMPGHNGLPGLPGPAGDLGPLAVMAERNIKVLKTLCGDCVQLQAAFEAPSGIKGEKEDGGMPGAPGSEGCARCFAQFPRAEEARGDSPDLDCAGDPGLPGAPGIPGERGEQGSPGLRGPPGPPGPIGPPGFPGTPGTPGLPGLQGERGPAGLAGAKGEPGPPGQPGYPGATGPPGLPGIKGERGYVGPPGEKGELGPPGLDGLPGPTGPAGPRGERGLPGSAGEKGDQGFQGQPGFPGPPGPPGFPGKVGPAGPPGPTAEKGSEGMRGPTGMPGPPGPPGPPGIQGPAGLEGLDGKDGKPGLRGDPGPPGPPGMMGPPGFKGKTGHPGLPGPKGDCGKPGPPGSTGRPGAEGDPGPMGPQGRQGPPGLIGPPGTPGQPGPAGLAGVGLKGERGSVGERGLPGMPGEPGPPGHPGPPGEQGPDGPIGKEGPPGKPGIAGPAGQKGEAGSPGERGYPGEKGRAGMPGGPGKSGSMGLVGPRGPAGERGPPGSPGPAGSPGLPGPPGMMGDVVNYDEIKRFIQQELSKMFDERMAYYTSRMHFPVEMVASPGRPGPPGKDGLPGRPGPPGSPGMPGQIGREGRQGVPGMRGEPGAKGEKGEKGVGVMGDSGPPGPPGPQGPPGYGKMGPPGPVGQQGIPGIPGPPGATGQPGKTGHCSPAECLGAVPLEQPLFQPKNVKGPFG is encoded by the exons ATGCCGGGATGCTGGGGCTTGTGCCGTGTGCTTGGGCTGGGTGCGGAGCAGATTGAGGATCCAGCAGTGGATGGGGGCCACACTGACCCCCAAAACCTGCCCAAGCCGTGGCCGAACAG GCAGCCACGTTGGCCCCGAGCCGCTGCCGCAGGCACCATGAGGGGTCTCTGGGCCCTCGCGCTCGTGTGGCTCATCAGTGCCTGCGAGGGGAAGGAGCTGCCGCCGGCAGAAG GGGAGCCGTGCCCGCAGCTCTGGGACGAGGATCTGGTCGGGGACAAGTATAAGAACGTAACGG GTTTTAACCTGATTAAAAGGTTCGACCTGCTGAAGATCTCCTCCATCAAGAAAGTCCGCAACCCAAGGGGGCCGGTGGTGCTGCGGCTGGGCGCCGTGCCGCTGGTCCAGCCCACACA GCAGGTGTTTCCCCACGGGCTGCCTCCTGCTTTCACCCTCGTCCTCACCTTGCTGCTGAAGAAGAACAGCACCGGGGAGCACTGGTACCTCTTCCAGGTCACCGATCGGCAGGGCTACCCCCAG CTCTCCCTGGCCGTGCACGGCCCCGAGAAGAGCCTGGAGTTTCAGGCCAGGGCACCGGGAGCCACGTTCGTCAGCGCCGTCTTCGCGGGGAAGGCTGTGGCGTCCCTCTTTGACGGGCGGTGGCACAAGGTGGCGGTGGCCGTGCAGAGCCGTGCCATCTCCGTCCACCTCGACTGCACCTCCATCTCCTCCAAGCCGCTGGGACCCCGGCGGGCGCTGGCCCCGGAGGGCAACGCCTTCCTGGGGCTGGATGCCGTGCGCGGCACCCCGGTCCGG TTTGACATCCAGCAAGCCCAGATCTACTGTGATGCCGAGCTGGCCAGGCAGGAGGGGTGCTGTGAGATCTCGGCCAGCGGG TGCCTTGTGGAAGTGCCCAAGACCCGTCGGCAAGCAGAGCTGATGCAGAGCAGCAACCTCATCGAGATGTCGCCGCAGCCCGAGGGCCGGGTGTACACCCGCTGCTTCTGCCTGGAGGAGCCGCTGGGCGCG GAGCCGGCGAGGACCTCGGGGAGGACTGGCCTGAAGGGAGATCACGGGGAGAAG tgcctgccctgctcGCCGCAGACGGCTTCGGCAAAC GTCACGCTCGGTCCCCTGGGTCCAAAG GGCGGGAAGGGCGAGCGTGGGCTGCCTGGCACTGCTGGCAGCAAGGGGGAGAAAGGCGACCGT GGTGCTGACTGCGTGCGCACCCACCCCGGTGGCCCCGTGCAG tgtGCCGAGGGGCCGCGGGGCGAGAAGGGGCAGCGCGGAGAGGTG GGGCTCCCGGGGGCAGCCGGCGCTGACGGGCAGAAG GGTCAGAAGGGTGAGAAGGGCGACGGGGGACTGCAGGGCAAGCCGGGGCGCCCGGGGCGTGAT GGCCGGCCCGGAGAGATTTGCGTGGTGGGCCCCAAAGGCCAGAAG GGTGACCCTGGCCTCGTGGGACCCGAAGGGCTGGCCGGCGAGCCGGGGCCCCCGGGGAAGCCAGGCTCTCCGGGGATCGGCTTTCCAGGGAAGCCG gGCGACCCTGGTGGCCCCCCGGGTCCGAAGGGGGAAAAG GGCAGCTCGGGAGCTCCTGGACCCGGAGGATCGCCTGGGACGCCC ggaccccccggCGTCCTGGGGCCGAAAGGAGACAAG GGCGAGCCCTGCGAGGTCTGTCCCACTGTCTCCGAGGGGATGCTCGGTGCCACCGGGCTGCCCGGCAAGCCGGGACCCAGGGGAGTGCCCGGAGCACCCGGCAAGGATGGGGTCTCG gacaGACCCGGCCCCATGGGACCCAAAGGGGACAGG GGAGATCCCGGCATCCACGGGATAAAAGGGGAGAAG GGGGACTCCTGCCTGTCCTGCGATGCCCGCGTCCTCGCCGCGCTACTGCGGGGTCCCGCCGAGGGGCTTGAGGGTGAGCCGGCACCGCTGCAGCCGGGGATGCCG GGCGAAGCGGGGCTCCCTGGGCTGGCTGGCATCAAGGGCGAGAAG GGGCTCCCGGGAGACAAAGGCGATCCAGGAGTGCGGGGGCTCAAAGGAGAGAAG GGCGAGCCGTGCGGGCAGTGCTCTCCCACGCCACAGGCCCTTGAAGGGGCAGCGACGGTGTTGGCCGTGCCTGGACCGCCGGGGGAGAGGGGCCAGGGCGGCCCCCCGGGCAAGGCG GGCAGACCTGGTGACGCTGGCCAGAAGGGACAGaag GGGGACGCAGGCAGCCCcggggacccaggcaccccGGGCATGGCCGGTCTCCCGGGGCTGTCGGGTGAGCCCGGAATCAGCGGTCCGGCTGGCCCCAAAGGCGAGAAG GGAGACGCCTGCGAGCCCAGTCCCGCTCCGCGTGGGGACTTCTCGGATGTGGCCGGCATCCCGGGAAAACCCGGGGCCAAAGGCGACCAGGGCCCCCCGGGCATCGGCCAGCCGGGCAGACCT GGGAAGCCGGGACTGCCGGGGGTTCAGGGTCCTGCCGGGCTGAAGGGGCTGCAG GGCGAGCCGGGACCGCGGGGGATCGGCCAGCCCGGACCGCAG GGAGAGCCCGGGAGCACCGGACCACCCGGGACACCC ggcccccccggaccccagggacccccggggaTGGCAGCAGAGAAAGGTGCCAAG GGACCTCCGGGGCCCAAAGGTGCTGTGGGACCCCCTGGGCCACCAGGAACCAGTGTCACAGGGCCACCG GGCCCTGAAGGGCAGCGGGGGCTCCCCGGGGTGCCCGGGTCCAGCGGGCAGCCG GGGGAGAAGGGTGCCCAGGGCGAGAAG ggAGACCCCGGGGACTGCGCCTGTCTGCCCGGCTCCCGCCAGGACCCCAGCTACGCCGGGATGCCG ggagccccaggaCTGTGGACCGGGATGTCCTGGCAGCCGCAGCCGGGCCCGCAG GGTCCCCCCGGggctcccggcccccccggcccccccggtGCCCCAGGCCGCCAG GGGATGCCAGGACACAACGGTTTACCGGGACTGCCTGGACCGGCCGGAGACCTG GGGCCGCTGGCCGTCATGGCCGAGAGGAACATCAAGGTGCTGAAG ACCCTCTGCGGGGACTGCgtccagctgcaggcagccttcGAAGCACCCAGCGGCATcaagggggagaaggaggacGGGGGCATGCCGGGAGCCCCCGGCAGCGAGGGCTGTGCCCGC TGCTTTGCCCAGTTTCCGAGAGCGGAGGAGGCTCGG GGTGACAGCCCTGACCTGGACTGCGCGGGTGACCCTGGGCTGCCGGGTGCCCCAGGCATCCCCGGCGAGAGAGGCGAGCAG GGCTCACCAGGActgcggggacccccggggccaCCCGGGCCCATC GGCCCCCCAGGCTTTCCTGGAACGCCTGGCACACCCGGACTGCCC GGTCTCCAGGGGGAACGCGGCCCCGCTGGGCTTGCCGGAGCCAAAGGGGAGCCG GGCCCTCCAGGGCAGCCCGGCTACCCCGGAGCGACGGGTCCCCCCGGCCTTCCC ggcaTCAAAGGCGAGCGAGGCTACGTGGGTCCCCCCGGGGAGAAGGGGGAACTG ggacccccaggttTGGACGGCCTCCCCGGTCCCACGGGACCAGCG GGGCCGAGGGGCGAGCGCGGGCTCCCGGGCAGCGCTGGCGAGAAGGGGGACCAG GGTTTCCAGGGCCAGCCCGGCTTCCCGGGGCCACCG GGGCCCCCTGGCTTCCCGGGGAAGGTCGGTCCGGCCGGGCCACCGGGGCCCACAGCTGAGAAG GGCAGCGAGGGCATGCGTGGGCCCACGGGGATGCCAGGGCCCCCCGGACCTCCCGGACCTCCGGGCATCCAG GGCCCTGCTGGCTTGGAAGGACTGGATGGCAAGGATGGCAAGCCAGGGCTGCGG GGTGACCCCGGCCCCCCTGGGCCACCAGGGATGATGGGTCCTCCG ggCTTCAAGGGGAAGACGGGGCACCCAGGTCTCCCGGGACCGAAG GGTGACTGCGGCAAACCCGGCCCCCCGGGGAGCACGGGCCGGCCGGGAGCAGAG GGTGACCCCGGACCCATGGGACCCCAAGGCcggcagggacccccagggctcATC ggcccccctgGCACCCCGGGGCAACCGGGTCCCGCTGGCCTCGCTGGAGTG GGGCTGAAGGGTGAGCGGGGCTCTGTGGGGGAGCGAGGTCTGCCAGGGATGCCAGGAGAGCCGGGACCCCCAGGCCACCCGGGACCACCG ggggagcagggaccAGATGGACCCATCGGTAAAGAG ggccccccaggaAAACCTGGCATCGCCGGACCGGCTGGCCAGAAG GGCGAAGCTGGATCCCCCGGCGAGAGAGGCTACCCCGGGGagaagggcagagctggcatgcccggggggccggggaaGAGTGGCTCCATGGGCCTCGTGGGGCCACGGGGGCCCGCAGGAGAGAGGGGCCCCCCCGGCTCGCCGGGACctgcgggcagccccgggctgccgggacccccggggatGATG GGAGACGTGGTGAATTACGACGAGATCAAGAGGTTCAtccagcaggagctgagcaagATGTTTGACG AGCGGATGGCATACTACACCTCCCGGATGCACTTCCCGGTGGAGATGGTGGCATCCCCAGGGAGACCCGGTCCCCCAGGGAAGGACGGGCTCCCCGGCCGACCGGGACCCCCCGGCTCCCCAGGGATGCCGGGGCAGATCGGCAGAGAGGGGCGGCAGGGTGTGCCAGGCATGCGGG GTGAGCCGGGCGccaaaggagagaaaggggagaaaggtgtgggggtgatgggggacagcggccccccgggacccccag GTCCCCAAGGGCCACCAGGCTACGGGAAGATGGGCCCCCCGGGCCCCGTGGGACAGCAGGGCATCCCCGGCATCCCCGGCCCCCCGGGTGCCACGGGGCAGCCGGGCAAGACGGGGCACTGCAGCCCGGCGGAGTGCCTGGGTGCTGTGCCCCTGGAGCAGCCCCTCTTCCAGCCCAAAAACGTCAAGGGTCCCTTCGGCTGA
- the COL16A1 gene encoding collagen alpha-1(XVI) chain isoform X1 yields the protein MPGCWGLCRVLGLGAEQIEDPAVDGGHTDPQNLPKPWPNRQPRWPRAAAAGTMRGLWALALVWLISACEGKELPPAEGEPCPQLWDEDLVGDKYKNVTGFNLIKRFDLLKISSIKKVRNPRGPVVLRLGAVPLVQPTQQVFPHGLPPAFTLVLTLLLKKNSTGEHWYLFQVTDRQGYPQLSLAVHGPEKSLEFQARAPGATFVSAVFAGKAVASLFDGRWHKVAVAVQSRAISVHLDCTSISSKPLGPRRALAPEGNAFLGLDAVRGTPVRFDIQQAQIYCDAELARQEGCCEISASGCLVEVPKTRRQAELMQSSNLIEMSPQPEGRVYTRCFCLEEPLGAEPARTSGRTGLKGDHGEKCLPCSPQTASANVTLGPLGPKGGKGERGLPGTAGSKGEKGDRGADCVRTHPGGPVQCAEGPRGEKGQRGEVGLPGAAGADGQKGQKGEKGDGGLQGKPGRPGRDGRPGEICVVGPKGQKGDPGLVGPEGLAGEPGPPGKPGSPGIGFPGKPGDPGGPPGPKGEKGSSGAPGPGGSPGTPGPPGVLGPKGDKGEPCEVCPTVSEGMLGATGLPGKPGPRGVPGAPGKDGVSDRPGPMGPKGDRGDPGIHGIKGEKGDSCLSCDARVLAALLRGPAEGLEGEPAPLQPGMPGEAGLPGLAGIKGEKGDGGQEGPTGRPGLPGDKGDPGVRGLKGEKGEPCGQCSPTPQALEGAATVLAVPGPPGERGQGGPPGKAGRPGDAGQKGQKGDAGSPGDPGTPGMAGLPGLSGEPGISGPAGPKGEKGDACEPSPAPRGDFSDVAGIPGKPGAKGDQGPPGIGQPGRPGKPGLPGVQGPAGLKGLQGEPGPRGIGQPGPQGEPGSTGPPGTPGPPGPQGPPGMAAEKGAKGPPGPKGAVGPPGPPGTSVTGPPGPEGQRGLPGVPGSSGQPGEKGAQGEKGDPGDCACLPGSRQDPSYAGMPGAPGLWTGMSWQPQPGPQGPPGAPGPPGPPGAPGRQGMPGHNGLPGLPGPAGDLGPLAVMAERNIKVLKTLCGDCVQLQAAFEAPSGIKGEKEDGGMPGAPGSEGCARCFAQFPRAEEARGDSPDLDCAGDPGLPGAPGIPGERGEQGSPGLRGPPGPPGPIGPPGFPGTPGTPGLPGLQGERGPAGLAGAKGEPGPPGQPGYPGATGPPGLPGIKGERGYVGPPGEKGELGPPGLDGLPGPTGPAGPRGERGLPGSAGEKGDQGFQGQPGFPGPPGPPGFPGKVGPAGPPGPTAEKGSEGMRGPTGMPGPPGPPGPPGIQGPAGLEGLDGKDGKPGLRGDPGPPGPPGMMGPPGFKGKTGHPGLPGPKGDCGKPGPPGSTGRPGAEGDPGPMGPQGRQGPPGLIGPPGTPGQPGPAGLAGVGLKGERGSVGERGLPGMPGEPGPPGHPGPPGEQGPDGPIGKEGPPGKPGIAGPAGQKGEAGSPGERGYPGEKGRAGMPGGPGKSGSMGLVGPRGPAGERGPPGSPGPAGSPGLPGPPGMMGDVVNYDEIKRFIQQELSKMFDERMAYYTSRMHFPVEMVASPGRPGPPGKDGLPGRPGPPGSPGMPGQIGREGRQGVPGMRGEPGAKGEKGEKGVGVMGDSGPPGPPGPQGPPGYGKMGPPGPVGQQGIPGIPGPPGATGQPGKTGHCSPAECLGAVPLEQPLFQPKNVKGPFG from the exons ATGCCGGGATGCTGGGGCTTGTGCCGTGTGCTTGGGCTGGGTGCGGAGCAGATTGAGGATCCAGCAGTGGATGGGGGCCACACTGACCCCCAAAACCTGCCCAAGCCGTGGCCGAACAG GCAGCCACGTTGGCCCCGAGCCGCTGCCGCAGGCACCATGAGGGGTCTCTGGGCCCTCGCGCTCGTGTGGCTCATCAGTGCCTGCGAGGGGAAGGAGCTGCCGCCGGCAGAAG GGGAGCCGTGCCCGCAGCTCTGGGACGAGGATCTGGTCGGGGACAAGTATAAGAACGTAACGG GTTTTAACCTGATTAAAAGGTTCGACCTGCTGAAGATCTCCTCCATCAAGAAAGTCCGCAACCCAAGGGGGCCGGTGGTGCTGCGGCTGGGCGCCGTGCCGCTGGTCCAGCCCACACA GCAGGTGTTTCCCCACGGGCTGCCTCCTGCTTTCACCCTCGTCCTCACCTTGCTGCTGAAGAAGAACAGCACCGGGGAGCACTGGTACCTCTTCCAGGTCACCGATCGGCAGGGCTACCCCCAG CTCTCCCTGGCCGTGCACGGCCCCGAGAAGAGCCTGGAGTTTCAGGCCAGGGCACCGGGAGCCACGTTCGTCAGCGCCGTCTTCGCGGGGAAGGCTGTGGCGTCCCTCTTTGACGGGCGGTGGCACAAGGTGGCGGTGGCCGTGCAGAGCCGTGCCATCTCCGTCCACCTCGACTGCACCTCCATCTCCTCCAAGCCGCTGGGACCCCGGCGGGCGCTGGCCCCGGAGGGCAACGCCTTCCTGGGGCTGGATGCCGTGCGCGGCACCCCGGTCCGG TTTGACATCCAGCAAGCCCAGATCTACTGTGATGCCGAGCTGGCCAGGCAGGAGGGGTGCTGTGAGATCTCGGCCAGCGGG TGCCTTGTGGAAGTGCCCAAGACCCGTCGGCAAGCAGAGCTGATGCAGAGCAGCAACCTCATCGAGATGTCGCCGCAGCCCGAGGGCCGGGTGTACACCCGCTGCTTCTGCCTGGAGGAGCCGCTGGGCGCG GAGCCGGCGAGGACCTCGGGGAGGACTGGCCTGAAGGGAGATCACGGGGAGAAG tgcctgccctgctcGCCGCAGACGGCTTCGGCAAAC GTCACGCTCGGTCCCCTGGGTCCAAAG GGCGGGAAGGGCGAGCGTGGGCTGCCTGGCACTGCTGGCAGCAAGGGGGAGAAAGGCGACCGT GGTGCTGACTGCGTGCGCACCCACCCCGGTGGCCCCGTGCAG tgtGCCGAGGGGCCGCGGGGCGAGAAGGGGCAGCGCGGAGAGGTG GGGCTCCCGGGGGCAGCCGGCGCTGACGGGCAGAAG GGTCAGAAGGGTGAGAAGGGCGACGGGGGACTGCAGGGCAAGCCGGGGCGCCCGGGGCGTGAT GGCCGGCCCGGAGAGATTTGCGTGGTGGGCCCCAAAGGCCAGAAG GGTGACCCTGGCCTCGTGGGACCCGAAGGGCTGGCCGGCGAGCCGGGGCCCCCGGGGAAGCCAGGCTCTCCGGGGATCGGCTTTCCAGGGAAGCCG gGCGACCCTGGTGGCCCCCCGGGTCCGAAGGGGGAAAAG GGCAGCTCGGGAGCTCCTGGACCCGGAGGATCGCCTGGGACGCCC ggaccccccggCGTCCTGGGGCCGAAAGGAGACAAG GGCGAGCCCTGCGAGGTCTGTCCCACTGTCTCCGAGGGGATGCTCGGTGCCACCGGGCTGCCCGGCAAGCCGGGACCCAGGGGAGTGCCCGGAGCACCCGGCAAGGATGGGGTCTCG gacaGACCCGGCCCCATGGGACCCAAAGGGGACAGG GGAGATCCCGGCATCCACGGGATAAAAGGGGAGAAG GGGGACTCCTGCCTGTCCTGCGATGCCCGCGTCCTCGCCGCGCTACTGCGGGGTCCCGCCGAGGGGCTTGAGGGTGAGCCGGCACCGCTGCAGCCGGGGATGCCG GGCGAAGCGGGGCTCCCTGGGCTGGCTGGCATCAAGGGCGAGAAG GGGGATGGCGGCCAGGAGGGACCCACGGGCAGACCA GGGCTCCCGGGAGACAAAGGCGATCCAGGAGTGCGGGGGCTCAAAGGAGAGAAG GGCGAGCCGTGCGGGCAGTGCTCTCCCACGCCACAGGCCCTTGAAGGGGCAGCGACGGTGTTGGCCGTGCCTGGACCGCCGGGGGAGAGGGGCCAGGGCGGCCCCCCGGGCAAGGCG GGCAGACCTGGTGACGCTGGCCAGAAGGGACAGaag GGGGACGCAGGCAGCCCcggggacccaggcaccccGGGCATGGCCGGTCTCCCGGGGCTGTCGGGTGAGCCCGGAATCAGCGGTCCGGCTGGCCCCAAAGGCGAGAAG GGAGACGCCTGCGAGCCCAGTCCCGCTCCGCGTGGGGACTTCTCGGATGTGGCCGGCATCCCGGGAAAACCCGGGGCCAAAGGCGACCAGGGCCCCCCGGGCATCGGCCAGCCGGGCAGACCT GGGAAGCCGGGACTGCCGGGGGTTCAGGGTCCTGCCGGGCTGAAGGGGCTGCAG GGCGAGCCGGGACCGCGGGGGATCGGCCAGCCCGGACCGCAG GGAGAGCCCGGGAGCACCGGACCACCCGGGACACCC ggcccccccggaccccagggacccccggggaTGGCAGCAGAGAAAGGTGCCAAG GGACCTCCGGGGCCCAAAGGTGCTGTGGGACCCCCTGGGCCACCAGGAACCAGTGTCACAGGGCCACCG GGCCCTGAAGGGCAGCGGGGGCTCCCCGGGGTGCCCGGGTCCAGCGGGCAGCCG GGGGAGAAGGGTGCCCAGGGCGAGAAG ggAGACCCCGGGGACTGCGCCTGTCTGCCCGGCTCCCGCCAGGACCCCAGCTACGCCGGGATGCCG ggagccccaggaCTGTGGACCGGGATGTCCTGGCAGCCGCAGCCGGGCCCGCAG GGTCCCCCCGGggctcccggcccccccggcccccccggtGCCCCAGGCCGCCAG GGGATGCCAGGACACAACGGTTTACCGGGACTGCCTGGACCGGCCGGAGACCTG GGGCCGCTGGCCGTCATGGCCGAGAGGAACATCAAGGTGCTGAAG ACCCTCTGCGGGGACTGCgtccagctgcaggcagccttcGAAGCACCCAGCGGCATcaagggggagaaggaggacGGGGGCATGCCGGGAGCCCCCGGCAGCGAGGGCTGTGCCCGC TGCTTTGCCCAGTTTCCGAGAGCGGAGGAGGCTCGG GGTGACAGCCCTGACCTGGACTGCGCGGGTGACCCTGGGCTGCCGGGTGCCCCAGGCATCCCCGGCGAGAGAGGCGAGCAG GGCTCACCAGGActgcggggacccccggggccaCCCGGGCCCATC GGCCCCCCAGGCTTTCCTGGAACGCCTGGCACACCCGGACTGCCC GGTCTCCAGGGGGAACGCGGCCCCGCTGGGCTTGCCGGAGCCAAAGGGGAGCCG GGCCCTCCAGGGCAGCCCGGCTACCCCGGAGCGACGGGTCCCCCCGGCCTTCCC ggcaTCAAAGGCGAGCGAGGCTACGTGGGTCCCCCCGGGGAGAAGGGGGAACTG ggacccccaggttTGGACGGCCTCCCCGGTCCCACGGGACCAGCG GGGCCGAGGGGCGAGCGCGGGCTCCCGGGCAGCGCTGGCGAGAAGGGGGACCAG GGTTTCCAGGGCCAGCCCGGCTTCCCGGGGCCACCG GGGCCCCCTGGCTTCCCGGGGAAGGTCGGTCCGGCCGGGCCACCGGGGCCCACAGCTGAGAAG GGCAGCGAGGGCATGCGTGGGCCCACGGGGATGCCAGGGCCCCCCGGACCTCCCGGACCTCCGGGCATCCAG GGCCCTGCTGGCTTGGAAGGACTGGATGGCAAGGATGGCAAGCCAGGGCTGCGG GGTGACCCCGGCCCCCCTGGGCCACCAGGGATGATGGGTCCTCCG ggCTTCAAGGGGAAGACGGGGCACCCAGGTCTCCCGGGACCGAAG GGTGACTGCGGCAAACCCGGCCCCCCGGGGAGCACGGGCCGGCCGGGAGCAGAG GGTGACCCCGGACCCATGGGACCCCAAGGCcggcagggacccccagggctcATC ggcccccctgGCACCCCGGGGCAACCGGGTCCCGCTGGCCTCGCTGGAGTG GGGCTGAAGGGTGAGCGGGGCTCTGTGGGGGAGCGAGGTCTGCCAGGGATGCCAGGAGAGCCGGGACCCCCAGGCCACCCGGGACCACCG ggggagcagggaccAGATGGACCCATCGGTAAAGAG ggccccccaggaAAACCTGGCATCGCCGGACCGGCTGGCCAGAAG GGCGAAGCTGGATCCCCCGGCGAGAGAGGCTACCCCGGGGagaagggcagagctggcatgcccggggggccggggaaGAGTGGCTCCATGGGCCTCGTGGGGCCACGGGGGCCCGCAGGAGAGAGGGGCCCCCCCGGCTCGCCGGGACctgcgggcagccccgggctgccgggacccccggggatGATG GGAGACGTGGTGAATTACGACGAGATCAAGAGGTTCAtccagcaggagctgagcaagATGTTTGACG AGCGGATGGCATACTACACCTCCCGGATGCACTTCCCGGTGGAGATGGTGGCATCCCCAGGGAGACCCGGTCCCCCAGGGAAGGACGGGCTCCCCGGCCGACCGGGACCCCCCGGCTCCCCAGGGATGCCGGGGCAGATCGGCAGAGAGGGGCGGCAGGGTGTGCCAGGCATGCGGG GTGAGCCGGGCGccaaaggagagaaaggggagaaaggtgtgggggtgatgggggacagcggccccccgggacccccag GTCCCCAAGGGCCACCAGGCTACGGGAAGATGGGCCCCCCGGGCCCCGTGGGACAGCAGGGCATCCCCGGCATCCCCGGCCCCCCGGGTGCCACGGGGCAGCCGGGCAAGACGGGGCACTGCAGCCCGGCGGAGTGCCTGGGTGCTGTGCCCCTGGAGCAGCCCCTCTTCCAGCCCAAAAACGTCAAGGGTCCCTTCGGCTGA